In Harpia harpyja isolate bHarHar1 chromosome 17, bHarHar1 primary haplotype, whole genome shotgun sequence, the genomic window AAAAGCCCAGTTTTCTGTCAAAAACAAATTATGACTCCAGGCTTACAAAGGACAGATAAATCTCCTGACATGTCCCTTGAACTGTATTCAGCGTAGGATGTGTTTTGCCTACACCCAGTTGTAAGCTTGAGGAGTAGCATAGGTAATGCTCTCAGCCAGCTATAGAGTTGACAGGCACATCTTCTTCCAAAGCACGTAAGAAAATTAACATTACTATTGAAGCTGTTAGTCCTTCCTTTGATGGCAGAACTACAATTCTGGTTTTTATGTATTCTTGAGTGAAATTGAAAAATAAGTAACATATTGAAAACAGCCTGCTTTAATCGTTAAACTATTATCCTTGTTGACAGATCAGTTGCTCCTACGGTGCAGTAAATTGTAATTTCTTACCTGAAGAAATCGGCACCAATTAGGAAATGGCCAAAGTTGAAAGGTTTGCTTTTCACGTTCCAAGTCTGGAGGAGCTTGCTGGGGGTAAGTCATGCAGTGTGTAACTTTTTACAAACTTATAATGTACTCTTCAAACTTATCTTAAAGCTCTTATCAAAACCTTTCTACAGCTAGTACATGCAGAATGTTCCTGCTCTTAGCACACTGAGATATAAAGAAAAGCACTGTTTTTCTATATGCTATTATTTCCTTAAAGCAAACAATGACTCCTCCCCCAAATCCCAATGATACTTAAGCACACAAACACGCTCTCAAACTCTTTAAAACTGTCTGCTGCATTTGCATATTTGTGCATGGGTTGTGAAAGTTTGACCATTACAGACCAAACTTACTTAAATATATGGGATCATCTGTCTTCCTCTACCCTctactatttctttctttttcaggactACTTAAAACAACAGCTGAAAAGATGCACTATAGCATGGCAGGTCCTCTTGCTCAAACCTAGTTGGCTCTTCTTTTGGTGATTGCCTTACAACCAGGCTGCAGGAAACATTGTATTTAGTTTGTTTCTTTCCAAAGCCTTCAAAAAATGTGCTCAGAAtaacagaatggttgaggttggaagggacttctagaGGTGATTCGGTCCAATCCGTTTGCTCATGAGCTTCTTTCCTTGCCCCAGTATAAAGGCATTATTCCTTCTGGTAGTCTGTCTCCTGCAGCAGATGTactaaagggtttttttctttcagagaggTCTTCAAGTTCAGTCTGCCACTGTCCCAAATCTGTGTGAGTTTGATATTTCCATGCTTTCGGAAGTGTGGTCCCAGCAGTGGTTCTTGGTACTTTCCTCACCCTGTAGCTGTAAGGCCGGGGCAGTAGGCCAGGGCTGCTATAGACCTGTGGGCTCTGCAGAGAACAGCAGGTACTTGCAGTAGAACAGCTTAAAACAGTAGCAGAAAAGATGGGTCATGAAGcagaattttctggttttttttttctctgtctgtccTGAAGATCTCCTGTCAGCTGTGAATTTTGTTGCTGTTCAGCTCTTGAGTGTAATTTGAGGAGTACccttttcttgtccttttccaCTTATCAGAAGGTGCTGAGATGTATTTAGAAACCTGTCAAGTACCTTCTACTGACCCTTGTGGTCAACAGCTTGGTAAATCTGCTCCCAAGAAGTAAGGTACAGCTGAAATCCTGATTGGAGGAAACAAAAGCACAGGAAAGTCTTCTGAGTATATAAAGAACTGCCTGATTTGAGATCACAGGCTAGATTTTCTGTTCCTTAGTTTGAGACACCTGCCAAAGCAGACCCTCAGGCATGAAAGAACTTGGACCTTTTAACACAGTATTTGAAGCAGTATATGTGAAGGCAATCCCACACTCAATTAAGGTTTGGAAGTTGTTTCCAAACAGTGCACTTGTCTAAGTCAGAATCCTTCCTGTTGTTTCAGTGACTTTGCAGGTTCGGAGCCTAAAAACATTGatatgaagcaaaaccaaaagtttAGATATCAGCACCATATCATTATCCAAGTGACAGTGGCACTTGCCAGAAAATCTCCACATGAACGTAAACATGACAGGCAATATCCTGTGACAGCAGAAGTTTCCAGACAGCAGAGACAGTTTGAGATTATAATCAAGCTATTGCAAACAGTCTAGTTAAAGAACTGACTGTCACTTCAGCTAAAACTTACTTCCTCCTTTGCTCTCGCATGATATTTGACTGTGATCATAATTGTCTGTGCTTGTGAAGCAAAGCCACTGCCGAATGTGCTTTAAATTTACCCATGTTACTTTACACTGTGCTGCTCCTAGTGCTACTAGGAGCAGTCAGTTATTGTATTTCaattaaaaggtttttaaaattcttaattaaTGTGGTAGCTAACAATTATCTGAACAAgcttttgctcttctctgaagCTCTGACTCAGGAAATAAGTGCCTACAGACAGTAATATTTAAATCAATGGAGTTACTTAGGGTAAGCATTAAGTTCTTTAATGTATCTTGCTGAAATAAAACCTAATCAGATATATTTATTGTTGTTAGTAACTTGTCAAACTCTTGGTAATTTTTCATTGTCAATAACTTTGCCATTATTCTTTATTATAGTTTTGCAGAAAGGGCTTAAAGAAAACTTTGCTGATGCTCAAGTCTCTGTTGTAGACTGTCCTGATCTGACTCAGGAACCCTTCAACTTTCCTGCTAAAGGTAACCTAGCATTCCTGTCTTCCACTAAGACTTCTCCAGTTCTTTCTACCTGATCCTACTTGGTTTTGATCTTCTAAAGATGTTGGGAGAGCTTAAATTGTTTTTCAGGTAAAGAACACGCATGATAGGAGAGctacattttatttctggatttGCTTACTAGTTGATGTATGAACAAGGACAAGTCATTACCAAGTACttgtcataattttttttcttaacctatGATTGCAATACTCACTTATTTCATAAGCTTGATTTAGTGTACTGAAAAGGTTTTGAAATTTAGTTGTTATCTTCCAGATGGAGAAATTTTTTTGATCCATGCCAATCACTCTCTGAACCTGAGGAGTTGTGCttctattcatttttaaattcctgCCATTCATGTATGTCAGTGAAGTGAAACTGTCTTATTCTGAGTGGGATTCATCTTCTTTGACATTAGCTGTCTGGAACACAGACATGTCATCTGTGCTACTTCTCTGAGTTCCCTCTGTCATCAATGTAGAGAAAGAAACACCTCCAGAAGGTGATTCATCCCTTCTTAAAATACATGTCCAAATAAGTGGGATGAATTCTCCTGAGACTCGGGCATCCGCTTTGCTGAAGTTTTGCAAGCGGAGTCCCAGTGGGGATATCCACTCTCTGACGAGGGCATCTTGCTGGAGAACTAGCAAATGGCAGTTGTTGCCCGCTGTAATATTTTTTTGTGcttagaaaatgttaatttacAACAGGTTGCTTAGCATTAAATCCTACTGTGAATCATTTTAGGGCCTACTGTCCTTGGACTTCTTAATAGTGCAACACTTTATCTAAGCATGCTAGGGAAATAGTGTTTTCAAAGGGTTTTAGAAGTTCAAGGAACCAGTTCTTTGGTGGGTTAGACTGTGCTTATTTAagattattaggaaaaaatattttaccaagTTAACTGGCTGTATTCTTCCAGGAATCTGCGGAAAGCCTAGAATAGCAGATGTGGGAGGTGTTCCTTATCTCATACCTgttgtacagaaagaaaaagtgagtTTTTCCTGTAGCTGTGGGGTTTAACACATTtgtcaaaagaaaagcagtatcttgttgaaatacaaacaaaactaaGGTCTAACAGATACTATAAGATTCCACTTGTGAAAGAGACttacttttcagtgttttatgaGATTGATTCTGATGTGTGTTAAACAGACTATGTCAGGAAATCTTACATATCATAGCAAAAATAGCATATTGTGGTTGATGGTTCATCTTCTCCTGCCCTCAAATACAAGATAGCTTTGGAAACATACCATCTGTGACAGGAGCCGTGGAACGAACTATTAAACAAGGGGCTTGTCTGCATGTTTATATATGGCTTGCAGCAGGCCTGGGATTTCAAGTCACAGCCACGCTTCTGTGgtaaaaaaacagtaaaaactggttgtatttgcattttcaggGCAACACTGGATTCATGTTACTGTCTTTTCCAAGAATACCATGCCTCCTTTCTGACACTTCACCCCATCTGTCTCTATATGATATTcccttccattttttattttacacaaataTAAATTTCAATAAGAACAATAATTCAGTTTTTGGGTACAACGGCAGGGGAACATATAGGCAGACTCCacctttcagaaaacaaatggaCATGTACCCAATTTGTTACTACCAAATGTTGTGTTGTTCAGAAACTGTGTTCAACCTAATTATCCAAAATACTAATGAGGGCATTGTGAATTAAATTCATCCAGAGGTTATAGTGAACAGAACGACAATTCAGAATCAGAGCACCACACCAAAATCAAAGAATTGTTTCTCTCTTGCAGGTTTATGATCTAAATGCAGTTGCAAAAGACATAGAGCTGCCTGGAGCTTTCATTcttggagctggagctgcttcaTCTAAGATTCTTGGAGTAAATGCTGAGGTCAGTAAATAAGGGTGCTGGTTCTCAATGAATTCATGAAACTATCATAATAGTAGAGCAGTATCATGCTGGGTATTTCCCAtttacagcaaaacattttaataaacgCCATTCATGCCAAAAGCATATAAAACACATTAGAAGGAATTCAGATGAGGGCCATCCAATGAGTTGCATACTATTGAGAtaataaagattaatttttaacttgTCATTCTCCAAGAAGCATGTGATTGCTTTGAAGCATGCAAGAAACATGATTTTTTGAAACTGATTGACAAAGACCTGACCAGAGATTTTTAATGACAAGATTTAGAAATGCTTGCCAAAGTTACTGgtaaatgcatttgaaatactCCCTGTCTTTTGCCCTCTTGGATGGCTTTGTTTTACCATTGTAAGTTTTAAAGATGCCACATACAAAATGATCACCTGCAGGTGAGGCAGGAGTCGAAATCTACTGCCTGTGGAGGCTTTGGTTAGTCAGTCTTCTTGAGCATAAACCTCTGGTCTTGCCATCTCATTTTGATGCATTTATTGGCAGATGATATAGTCACTATTTGCATTAAATTTGGACCACTATAATAGTGGTTGTAACTGTACACTGAGAAAGTATTACATAGAATTTCAATACTTGCATGCAGGCCTCAGATCTCAATGGTtagacttttcttctctttttcttttttctttttttttttttttaacactagcATTCATCTTCACATAACATTAAATTTAACTGTCCAGAAAAAGTAAAACTGTTTTCTGGAGTTTTCAATTACATTACAATATTAGTGCATTTTTCTTACCAGTACAGACCTCATCCTGAGACACAGAGCTGTGTGACGAAGGGGATTATTTCTTGGGATCAAGGTCCAAAGCTTAAATTGCATTTATGAGTTCTGCTCATTTGACTGACTCTAACATGTTCTTATTGACTTACTTGACTCATTCTTACACGTTCTTTTTCTCAGCTTATCCCTATTGTTCAAACTAAGAGTGAAAAAAAGCCTGCTGTAAATGGGAGCTACATTGCTCAGATAAATCCTGCAGATAAAGGGTGCCTGCTTGAGAAGTATAGCAGTAAATACACTGACTGTGAGTTTGGGCTGTTGGCCAACCTTTATGCCAGTGAGGGCCAACCTGGTAAGGTACGTACTTGGATCAAAGGTGACTTTGCTTGTAGAGCTTTGTGGCTGAAGGGAAACTCATGTTTCAGTGTTCTCCTATCAGT contains:
- the C17H11orf54 gene encoding ester hydrolase C11orf54 homolog, which produces MAKVERFAFHVPSLEELAGVLQKGLKENFADAQVSVVDCPDLTQEPFNFPAKGICGKPRIADVGGVPYLIPVVQKEKVYDLNAVAKDIELPGAFILGAGAASSKILGVNAELIPIVQTKSEKKPAVNGSYIAQINPADKGCLLEKYSSKYTDCEFGLLANLYASEGQPGKVIEVKANGRTGELNFVSCLRQILEKHYGEKPVGMGGTFIIQKGKAKIHIMPPEFSACPLNTDEDVNNWLKFFEMKAPLICQPVIVSRDPGFDLRLEHTHCFSHHGDGGHYHQDTSPDSVHYLGYLLPAELLFRIDRPQETHLVGRD